The nucleotide window tttttaaaaagtgtggaaATGTTGTCTTGTGTCTGCGTTTCATGTTATCGGTGTAcatcctgagccggtgtctggACCAAACCTTTCTCACTATATTAACATATGGGCAATATATAGATTCTTGATTCTGATTCCCTgagcttgtggcaaactttaaactGAGCATCAATCAGAGCAGCAGCTCAAGGCTGCTGCTCTGATTGATGCTCTGAACTCCCAGCCTGCCAATTTAGGATGAGATACATATCTCAGGAGTTGTGCCAAGCTCTTTTTTTGGATGGCTGGTTGAACACTGctctgtgaaaatgttcaaggcCTGGGATACGGTTTATGAACGgaccctgctttaaaccacTCCAGAACTTTATTTTTGACCTGTCTGAGCCCTTTGCAGGGCAgatgtatttatactgagataaaCTTACACACATCTGGAGTTAGTTAGTTCTCATTTCACAGTATCTGGTGACTTTTTTAGGCCacaatttttatttcataaaaaaaaacatcagtttacCTCAGCTTTTCAACTACTATGCACTGTGTTTGTCTATCGCACGAACCCTGAACAAAATACCTTGGAGTTTGGTGTTTTGACgtgacaaaaatgttaaaaggtttGTGTTCCATAACAGTTTGTGCAAGGCAGTGTAAAATTTAACCAATCCCAAATCTCACCTGGTGTAAGGGAGCACGCCTGGAGCTGTCTTATCACATGACTCAGTTCTCCCTGCAGATTAGCTCCATTGGAGTTCTTAAGCGCAATCAGCATACCCTCTATGTCCACCACGCCATCGCCCTCCGCATCAAACTGGCCAAACGCCTGAGATCAGGGAGAAAGAAGCTGACACACCCTTACATTGGGACACAATCGATCCTATCAAACCAAACAACATACGATTAACACATGCATAACACTGCTCCAAGAACTCACACTAAATCTTTCTCTGCACGCATAATGCATTAAAAGGCTTCTGCACAGTGTAGATATGTGCATATTTGAGGAGAGCAGAGAGCAGATATACCTTTGTGTGCTTATAAAGGCTTTGTCAGCAAAAATCAGTGCACCGTTCACTACTTATAACACATGAAAGAAACGCTTTGTCTGCCTGCGCAGGGCCGGATGTGCGGACCAAAGCACAAACTTGTTTCACGCCACCTGTCAGTCAGCAACAAAGAGAGCAAAGCTGAGACAATGACCCGGACAGGTAAAGGTAACACCACCACAGGTCAGTCACTGTTACCCAATCACACGCTCTGTAAACTACACAATTTCATTTCGTCGCCTCTCTCCAGTCAGATGTGCTGATGAGGGGCTATAAATTGGCGTGGAGCCGCTGTCAGCTGTCACACCTGCGAccaaaagcagcaaagaaagAGCCAACAATCGTGGCGTGTCGCCACATGATAGCCGTGTTTCTGCTTTCATCGGCGTCTCTACCTCTTCACATTCACTCCTGGGGGCATCTCTGCTCTCCAGCATCTCGCAGAACTGTTCCACATTGACGGACTCCTCGCCGCGGTTCAACCGGTCCTCCAGCCACCGTATCAGGACGCCCTCGTTCCCGGACAGGACAGACTCGTGAATGGTGACCCCCGAGTCGCTGACGCGGGCGGCCGCTTCTCTTAGTCTCACTTGCTCCAAGAGGACCGCGGGGCTGGGTGGCCCCTCGGTGGCTGCGGGTGGGTTATTCGATCCCCTTCCGCTTCTCCCGGAGCCGGTGCCACCGCCGCCTCCGACACCGCCGCCAATGGCCGCAGAGGCCAGGTTGTCTTCCGCGAAACCGGGGCTCTCTGTCTCCATGTCCTCCTCGTCGCCGCTCCCTCCACCGCAGCCACTCTCTGCGTTGCCCATGATCGTCTCACCCGCCTCGGGCTCCCCCTGAAAATCCCCGCGGCGCCGCCGGGGACAGTTTCGAAGCGGCCGTACCTCGCCGGGGACCTCTGTAACGTCAACCTACAATCAGCCACAACTCCGCTGCGCTCTACTACCGCATTCACGCACCGTACGTCAACTTGGCTGAGAAAACGTCCTCTGCGTCTCTCGCCCTGCGCACGCGCAGTACCGTCAAGAGGCATCATTATCGGGCCTCGTCATTCTCAGTCCTCTTCCGGTTCATAAACTCTTTGCTGTCAGGGCAAGGTTACTCTGACCTCTTTCACAAACCctaattttaaacacaaacagccCTGCTGTGTGTTTTATCTCATTCGCAGTcgttaagtggaagaaaacttAGCGAGTAATTTGCGCATGCGCTAACCGGACCGGAAACATCTTAAAGCAAATGGTTTTCGGCATAGACACAAAAATAGActccgcattgactgtcgcgccgcaggaattacggccgccatcttagtgtgttcaagctgaacacactaatgatacctcagcagTGTGCGgggtatttttgtttaaatcgacggactatggGCGTCAGGGCTCGaaggataacttttcacaagtaagattaaaagatattgtttatattagaatgtgatttttctaatattagatagatagatacaggtctacacgtacaagtttttgtgacttaatATGCATCAGAGCTGTAGACATTGGTGAATTACatgtacatgtatgtatgtatatatatatatatatatatatatatatatatatatatacatatatatacacacacacacatacatgtatatatatatatatatatatatatatatacacacatatatatatatatatattatatatatatatatatatatatatatatatatatatatatatatatctatatatatatatatatatatatatatgtgtgtgtatatatatatatgtgtatatatatatgtatatatttatatatatatatatatatataagtgtgttgcagcatacataaattctgtcagaatattcaattacttttaaccacactaagaacatttaaatgcactgaaccatttgttataatagctatagctttaaatttttcagaaaaaaacaacgtggaaattagttcaataatcaGCGAGTATAGTTGAccaaaattgattctgcacctggttaacgcATTatactgagcggagttgtcgaccgccccaagatggcgcccctaaatctcgtcagcgcctataggcgagagcggtcgatgcggggtctactcttatattatgtctatggttatCGGACTTGTGGAGTCGCGCACGCGCTGTACTGTTTGTTATTACGGAAACACCTGCTTCGTCACTGTTCATTCCGTCTTAAAGGGATGAGGCGGTGATGTAAGTACACGGAAAACCAAACAGGCTCCCGACAAACATGCTGAGCTACGCGCTGGTCGCGTGTTTGTCGGTTTTAGTGGCCGTACTGTTTCTTCCGCCTGATTGGTCTGTTGATTTGGGGAAAGAGTCACAGAAGTTGCGCCTCCTAAGCAGGAGTGACCTCTCTCTATACAACGGAGAAAAGGGCAGCAGGGGCCTTTACTTGGCCATTCTGGGCCAGGTTTTTGATGTACACAAAGGGCACAAACATTATGGACCCGGTGGTGCTTATCAGTCTATGGCAGGTGATGTGCCTGTTCACCTTGAGTCCACAACACCATTAAACCAGAACGACTCTATTAATGGCAGTACACTATTATTACATGTGCATGTACATGTAAACACTGGATGCGTTTGTATTTTCAGGTAAAGACGCCTCGCTGGCCTTCATCACTGGTGACTTTACAGAAAAGGGCCTCATAGATGATGTGTCCAGTTTGTCTCCACTGCAGGTGGTGGCCCTTTATGACTGGCTGGCCTTTTATCACAGACAATACCAACATGTTGGTAAGGATTTGTATCTCTTAAACTTGCTTTTTGCATACATTCTCATCATATTCCTCACTTCAGGTGTTTTGAAAGTAATACATTGTTTATCATTAAGACCCATTGCAATAGAATGCTGCACTTAACTTCACAGTAAGTAGGGCCAGACAAATCCAGTGactttttactgaaaaaaaggGGACTTGGCCACACCAAATCATTAAacttggctaaatacagcaacGTTTTTTGCAGGAAGGTCTCATATTTGTTGGTGGGGACCAACTAAAACCTTCAACCCAAAAAGTGAGGTAATTGTACACCGTCCTTTTACTAAGAGAAAAATCTGAAGCTCTTTTTCATCTAAGcaagtgaaaggaaaaacaattcACTGTAAAAGCTATTTAGCTTTTTataacaagaaaaaataaactatatcCCCTAAAGTACTTTGAACTTGGCAATTTGGGCCTGTGTTGCAAAAAGTTGGCACACCACTGTTCAAGGCGGTTGATACCTAAACACAGTCGGATGTTCCAATAGGACAGTGATCGCAGACATGCATCCAAACTGGGTTTGGATTGGATAAAGCTGGCTAACTTCTGGACCAGCCCTGATGTCAACTCTATTGAAACTATATCACAGCCAGGTCTGTGCATGGAAATCAAATTTTCATAAGAGTGGTCATCTATCCAGCCACAATTACATTAGAACCTTGTTGATAgaggacttgttttttttttttttttttttcaaataacacTTTTACAGGGGTGCCTCTTGTGGACATTCTTCaaagcacatttgtttttattttcttataattCTTTGACAGCTTGAACCCAACCCCTCCCCCTCATTGTTTGTCAGTATACTTAAAACTCCTGCTTTTCTAGCCTCcaacaaataaatcaagacAACAATAAAGCTCTTATTTGTAATaacccatcttttttttttaacaaaactttagaCACACAAGCCTTTTTCATTGTTCCTACAAACAGTCCTCCTTGCATTCTCTGATggaaaggtctttttttttttttttaccaatatcTTATCAGAACACTACTATAAATTTCATCACGTCTTCCATTAAATATACAATGCCCTCCACATGTATTGGCATCCTGTGTGACTGTGTAtgaataattgaactttatttatgtcacaatggagaaattcacttctgcatcttaacccatccccttggggagcagtgggctgccgctgtgcggcgcctggggagcaatcaggggttaagggtcttgctcagggacccagagtgccggcactggggatcgaaccgggtacttgcatccttctctgagtgcaagcgtgctgctctaaccactcggccttAAAGTCAAGAGCCTTAAAGTCAAACAACACCCTGGAATTGCTATTTTATCATTCATTATATAATGGCGAACTTGATGTATTATCACTAGTAATTTTGTACCAACGCACACCTAGGGTAAATCTTTATCCTTTGTGCTTTTCACAGGTGCTGTCATCATGGCATCCTTGCCAGCTCATATATCACGGTGTAGAATATTTGCAATCGTGACCTACCAACTGCACCTAGGCCCTAGAACATAAACATGCAAGGCTAAAGAGCTAAACATGCCTGAATGTCAAGTTGCAAAAATAAACTACATGTATGCAAAGGgaagtccttttttttaaaacagcttttactGACCTTGTGAAAAGTGCCGGCTGACCGACAGCTTGCAGTATGGTGCGAAATGTGTTTACACTCTCCTTGGTGCAGTTCGTACGTCACTTCCAACGGGCCCGCTCAATTACTTGGTttgctgtaaaatgttttttggggtCGTCAGGAGGTTCTTACCTATAGCATTACAAACGCACCGATGTGTTATACTAAGATTATGGCatgttttacatgaaaatggTTGTATACTTTTGACTTTAAATTCATGTTTGCATAATCCTGATAATTTGCTACAGTTCTTTAAGATTTGGATGGGTTTTAGATCTTCATGTTAGCAAGTTTAGGCAGGTGGCTATTTTTAGACTTTCAAAGATCAACTGCCTTACTGAATAGCACATTCTCcagtctttcccattttgaaatgTGAATAAGCGTAATGGGCCTTTGTTTAGTCATGTTTAAACCTCAGGGAAACTGAAAATATAGACATAGATTACTAATTGttacaaatgtgaaaaatgctTTAGTTGAATGATTTTCCAACCAATGTGGGATTTTTTCCACACTTAAAGGAACTCAAATTAAGGGTTAGATTCCCCCCCATTTGCAATTATGTTAATGCCAAAAGAAAACTTTTCATACAACCTTGCTAAGGCACTgtaaatttaaaacagaaggTTCAACAGCTAATGCAGATTTAGATGgaaaattaaccaaaatgtCCTGCGTGCACATTGCCTGCCGTTAACAGATGTGTTCGTGGAAATCCTTCCTGTAAAGTTGGTTGTGCTGAATTTCAGGGTTGCTAGTAGGACGGTACTATAATGAGACCGGACAGCCCACAAAGGCCCTGCTG belongs to Fundulus heteroclitus isolate FHET01 chromosome 11, MU-UCD_Fhet_4.1, whole genome shotgun sequence and includes:
- the LOC105928093 gene encoding neuferricin; the protein is MLSYALVACLSVLVAVLFLPPDWSVDLGKESQKLRLLSRSDLSLYNGEKGSRGLYLAILGQVFDVHKGHKHYGPGGAYQSMAGKDASLAFITGDFTEKGLIDDVSSLSPLQVVALYDWLAFYHRQYQHVGLLVGRYYNETGQPTKALLEVEALLAEGQRLKAQAEIEKVHFPACNSEWSAGRGGRVWCSTKSGGVIRDWTGLPRKLFSPVSGYVQCVCIKDPSTAEEDPSLQEYDGCRSDADSCMVGEDQVSGAVTKNRPMPSD